CTTGAGTTTGTGACCAACCCTGATCGCAACCCCTCGGGGCCTCCGCATTGGAGGCCCCGTTTTCGTTGCGCACCCGCTGCACCTCCCACCCGCTACACTGCCCCCATGCTGAAGCGGGCCGGGCTGCTGCTGTTGATCGTGGGCTTTGGGCTGGGCGCCGGCGGCTGCCTCGAGCGCCGCATGACCATCACCTCCGAGCCGCCGGGCGCCACCGCGACCGTCAACGGCGTTGAGGTCGGGCGCACGCCCGTCTCCGCTTCCTTTGTTTACTTCGGCAAGTACCAGGTCGAGCTGGAACGCGACGGTTACGAACCCCTCCGCACCGAGGCCAAGGCCACAACGCCCCTCTACGAGTACCCGCCCATCGACCTGCTCGCCTCCGCGGTGCCCCTCAACATCACCAGCAACGTCAACTGGCACTTCGTCATGGAGCCGGAGAAGTCCGCCCGCGGCTCGACCGAAGCCACCGACGCCGCCCTGCTCGAGCGCGCCCGCGAGCTGCGGAAGCAGGTGCAGTAGCCCATGGCCGACCACGCCGTGCAAGGTTCTTCCGCCGCGATGCCCTACCGCATCGCCTGCCTCTGCGACCTGCGGGACACGCAGGGGCGCGTGCTGCTGCTCCGCCGCCTCAAGGCGCCCAACCAGGGCCTCTGCTCGCCCATTGGCGGCAAGCTACACGTCGATGAGGGCGAGTCGCCCGCCCAGTGCGCCCAGCGCGAGATCCTCGAAGAGGCCGGCCTCAGCGTCCCCATGGACCGCATCCACCTGATCGGCCTCGTCGCCGAGACGGCCTTCGAGGGCAAGGGCCACTGGCTCATGTTCGTCTACCGCGTGCTTGGCCCCGTCGAGGTCGAGCCCCACGACATGCGCGAGGGCCGCCTCGAGTGGTTCACGCCGCAGGAGGTCGAGCACCTCCCGCTCCCCGAGACCGACC
The sequence above is drawn from the Phycisphaerales bacterium genome and encodes:
- a CDS encoding PEGA domain-containing protein, encoding MLKRAGLLLLIVGFGLGAGGCLERRMTITSEPPGATATVNGVEVGRTPVSASFVYFGKYQVELERDGYEPLRTEAKATTPLYEYPPIDLLASAVPLNITSNVNWHFVMEPEKSARGSTEATDAALLERARELRKQVQ
- a CDS encoding NUDIX domain-containing protein, with translation MADHAVQGSSAAMPYRIACLCDLRDTQGRVLLLRRLKAPNQGLCSPIGGKLHVDEGESPAQCAQREILEEAGLSVPMDRIHLIGLVAETAFEGKGHWLMFVYRVLGPVEVEPHDMREGRLEWFTPQEVEHLPLPETDRKIIWPLMKRADPRTANGRPGFFAVHIDCRGDQLKWTVEQEVPGT